The sequence TGCTTGCGACTACTGGGGGCGATGAAGCGTGTATCTCCTTTCCATCGATTCACAATGACTTGCGACGTCGCCCTATCGggagctccagcagcggGTCGTGGTCCCTTGTCGGCCGTGGCTCGCTCGAAGCTTGTTCTACGGATTTCTGGCGTTATTGGTATTGACTGGGGCCATCCAGCAGTCGGAATACGGAGCATTGCAAGGTTTATTCGCAGCCAAGGAAGCGTGCCATTGGATGTGGCCCGCAAGGAGACCATCGAGTCTATGATTGGCACACGTGCAGCGCCGTCGAGATTCTCACAACCTCAGCCCGCACACAACCACTACGAGGCACTCACACCCAGCTAGATGCCACTCTATTAACTCACCTCACGCCCAGAAATTCACTCAAAGAGGGCTTTACGGAAACGCGTCTCGGGCCGAATAAGTTCTAGGCATTTGCCTCGAGGTGCAGTCTCTGCATTTGCCTACAGAAATCTAGCCGCAGCCCAGGCCGATTTAACCTTTCAGCTCTTCGAGATATGAGAAGCTGTCTCGGGCCAAAGACCAATGCTGGTAACTTTGGCTTACGAAATGCTAATCAAACGAATCTCTCCAGCAGCCGGGGCAGTGGAGCAGCACTAAACAGTTGCAGCTCAAGCGTCTCGGAGACTGAATTTCGGGCCGGGCTCATGACAGCTCGTGAAGCTGCACTTATACAGGACCCAGAGAACACGTAGGTATTACTAGCGAGGCTGCGACTGGCCCCCGGCGGAGATGCTCCGTATGGAGCAGATGGGCGGGGGAGCGGTCATGGTCTTTCCCCCAGGCTTGCAAACACcacccctttttttgttgatgGGAAAAGGAGCTTGTTCAGGAGAAGCCAGTCCGTGCTGGCACTGGCGATATATTTAGCACTGCCTGTGTTCATACGCTACCTGAGATAAGCGGCGGTGAATGAGCATGTGACTTCCAtgaaaattacttttaaattgaGTCCTTTCAGCTTCCGGGTTTAGGAGCCGAGCCTCGAGAGCTCGACAGAAGGTAGTAGCATGCGTGACATTTTGCGGGCGGATATTTTGCACCAGCTCAGCATAGTGCCAATTTGCCCAGCTGTTCTACCACCTAAAGCTGAATGAGATGCATGCAGGCTATATTGCATGTTGCTTCGTACCTGTCATCCATTTCCAGTACTACCACTACTGCTGTGAAGTACCCGTAGTATTAGTGGTTAGCACTACcaaatctgctgctgcttgtccCTGGCAGCCatgcgggaaaaaaaatgcgcTGCTAATGACGCAGTAATTGCCTTACCCACACAGGTTGTCTTTCATTGGGGCAGAATATGGATGTCTAACCACCAAAAGACACGCATATTTGGCTTGTCATAGCTTTCATTATATGTAGTCATTGATTCATCCACTTGCTACAGCTGCTGCCTATGACACTGTTATAATTTAGCGGTTTAGGCCACGTAGAACTTTCAGCGACTTGTAAAAATCTATAGAATATTTTCACATGCTTTTCTGAGGCTACCAAATGTTACCCACTTCATCCCGCAAAGATGTGGATGCGAGTGACTTTTGTCGGCCATACACAGtccaaggaggaaaaaaatgTCGCGCGTCATGATTGCGAAAGCCAGGATTGGCCAGCATCGTGCGGCTGTCGATACACGCAGAAACCGATCTGCAGATGGCCGAAACATCTTGGAGAAGTGAGGCATGATGGTCCAGCCTGCTTCCTAAAACGAGGCTAGTGAATCGCATGTTAGGCGACTACGTCAATGTTACGCGTGCATTTCAGAGAATCTAGACGACATCTCCAGTCGGACAAGAGGCATGATAACTCCCTCTTAAGTTAGCTAGAGTTGGAGCTACAACTACGCGCAATACAATTGTCGGTGCATGCATAAGAGGCGTGCTGTTTTGGCTCTTGCTGCACTTTGTGGAATTCTCATACAATACCTAGTAAGATGGCCGCCGTAGCTTGCAAATGTGGACTAGCGAAAAACCTCAAAAACAAACTTAGAAAATACCAGCTCAACCAATGGCCAAGAATGAACTGAGCTGATGAGATGGATTGTATTTAGAATAATAGATGCAATTATGAGACAGTTATTTCATGCAGAGCACGAAACGTACTGAATGGTATCAAGGCATCTGCAGTAAACGGACCAAATATAGCAATGACAAGGCTTACCCTATACCTCGCGTCGTTGAATGAAAGTCACGTGATATGTATCAAGTACCTCGCCTCCCGCAATCTTTTCCTCGCTTCCTCTCGGTATCGGCGTCACCTCGCTTCAACAACCCACAACATCCGGGAATCCGCCGACAATCAGCCATCGCGAGAACTGACCTCGCACATCGCTCCAACCGCCATGTCGGCATCTCCACCACCGTCGCCGTCCCAGCACGCAACTGCCCACGCTTACGCTAGCAACGGGCTGGAAATCCTGCAGGCTGCCAGTGACGCTGCTCAGGCCATCCAGAACCACCATCCTTTGCAGaatgccgccgccgaagcTGTTGCCCAGTCCCATGCCGTCGGGGTGCCCATCGCCCCGGCGCCAGAGCTGCGGATGCCCTCgccccagctccagcagcagcagcagcatctcgttGCCGGGCCTGGGGGCGTCATGAGAGATCCCACCATCAATCCCAAGCTCACGCGACTTCGACGCGCCTGCGACATGTGCAGCATGCGCAAGGTGAAATGCGACGACTCTAACATGCCTTGTCGCCCTTGCCGCGAGCTGGGTGTTGACTGCACCTTTAACCGAGAAACCAAGAGACGTGGGCCACCAAACAAACAtgccgaagccgccaaagccgccaAGAGATCTCGCATGGAGTCAGCAGTGGCGCCTCCTGGATTCCCCTCGTCCCCATCGCCTCAAAATGCTGCCAAGACGCTCATGACCATATCCACGGATGGAGTGCTGGATGCAGAGGCGATTGCGCCAATGCCTGTGCTGGAGCTTCTCGTGGACGACTTCTTCACGTATATTCATCCACTTGCTCCATTCCCTCACGAGCCAACATTCCGTCAGTCATTTGCGAATAGAGAGGATCGAACGAAACCGGAGTTTCTAGGACTTTTGGCTAGTATGATTGGTGCCTTGGCCGCATCATTTCCGCGGAGCGCCAGAGAGCACCTCAAGGCCCAGCACAGCACGCATCTTTTCCCCAAGGCCATAGTCATGATTGAAAAATGTCGTGACATCGCCCTCCTCACACGCGGAAGCAGATGGGTGCTGAAACAACCAAAGACACTAGACGATGCTGCTACCAGCTACTTTCTCGGGCTGGCATCTGGCTATACTCTGCAATGGAATGCATCTCGCCAATTCATGGCTGAGACCTTGACGCTTCTCAGAGAACTCGGCTTTAGCAGACCCAAACATCCTGGAGAACTTCCCACTTTTGGAAGTGACAATTTTGCTCCTGACCCAATGCCGTTCAATCATGTCAAAGACCAGATTGGCAAGCGCATCTTCTGGTGTCTACTGTTAGGCGTTCGGTAAGTTTCCTTCATCGTACGAGAAAACAATTGAGTGCTAACTTCATCTAGCTCCTTTTCCCAGCTCGGCGCATCTCATACAGACATTGTCATTGCTCCATCAACACCCAGTCTCCCCTATCCCGCATATCCTGAGAATGTCGATGACATCTGTGTTCTTGCGAATGAGATTATCCATCAAGCGGAGGGCAGTGTTACACTTCTCACAGGCTTTCGGTTTGGTATTGACATTTACACAACCATGAACGGCGTCGTCAGCTTAGAGTTGGCGTACGGCATGAGCACTCTTCCCTGGGCTGACCAAAGACTCCTCCTACGAGATGGTTTGTTAGCTGCAAAGAGTATTATCGATAATCTGCCACCAGAGCTCCAGCTAGGCAACCCGGGAGACGAAGCAAATCCACTGGCTGCCATGGAAGAATCCGGCCTCCAGTACGTCCCACCAGTATGGCCAAACACACAGCCACCGCACGATGTGCGCAATATTATCAAGAACCAGCCCATGAGACGTCGACAACTTCAATACGAGATTCAGAAAGCCAACATTTTTGTCTCACAACTCGCCACGCGATCGTATTTTGTGGAGCTATACTTCAACCTAAGAGATGTTCATCTtagcgagcagcagcaaacccTCGAAGTTGAAGGTACGagcgaagaggaaaaagctATTCAAGATGCGGACGACAAGGAGATTTTGGAATTCATGTCTGCCGAGAGAGAAATCATTGTCCAAAACCTTTTGACTGTGCTGGGGTCTATCTCACAGCGAAATCTTGAGCCGAACGGAGGGTCCCTCATCAATAAAATCCGCCAGGTCGCTTCCACGCTGCTGAATGATGCCCCTGAAAGGAAAGGCCCGTTTGCCATCAAATCAGAAGAGGCGTTGTCGCAGCTGCTTGATATATTAGTGAAGCTTGAAAAGACAGGCCCCGTTGGAGAGACGACCCGAGCACCGGACCCTCTCCAGATGACTgcggaagatgaagaggaagagctgaGGCACTGGGCCGACCTGAGAGAATATCAGCTGCGTTTCGCTGCAAATGGGGGCTTTGCTGGCGACTTGTAAGATTTTATCTATCCTGATTGTGAGTTATATTTTTGCCTCTACCTCATGGGCAATCGATTGGGCAGCATCTCAGAATGCATATCATCGCCCTACATCCTTGATACTATGTAAAAATATCCGGAGTTGAGCAAAAGTTTTGTTCAAAATAATCAATGGCATGGCTGTAATGCTAATAGGAATTAATACTTACTTCACTCTCTTTTACGTGGCCCCTATTACATCCGTCGTCTACTCTTAGAAATCCTAGCTAGCTACCGTGTTATTTGAGCTAATCTTGATAGTATGACAAAAGAatcaagagaagaaatacaaaaaaacatacaacagccggtgttcgccagtggtcacccacctgactactaatctgccggttagtggcttatctatgggggagcagacgggaccccgagttttccactacctatggtcgtatgtgcttgTTATGCCTTCTCGTGAGATTATAACAGTACCAGAAACACTGAGCAGAGAGGAGATTCGCTGGTAAACCACCTAGCCGAGAATTGATATTGAGCAATTAGGaattagtatatatttagaTCATTTGTTCAAGTATAACAATATCTGGCTATTCCtgtttaataaagattgcTATTAATACAAAGTCCAATCCATTCATCTAAGCGTCGAATTCCTATTTTTACTCCTCAGGTTGTTCGTCGACGCAGTGCTGAAATAGTCGTCAAGCCCACTAGAGAAGCTATTCTG comes from Trichoderma asperellum chromosome 3, complete sequence and encodes:
- a CDS encoding uncharacterized protein (EggNog:ENOG41), which encodes MSASPPPSPSQHATAHAYASNGLEILQAASDAAQAIQNHHPLQNAAAEAVAQSHAVGVPIAPAPELRMPSPQLQQQQQHLVAGPGGVMRDPTINPKLTRLRRACDMCSMRKVKCDDSNMPCRPCRELGVDCTFNRETKRRGPPNKHAEAAKAAKRSRMESAVAPPGFPSSPSPQNAAKTLMTISTDGVLDAEAIAPMPVLELLVDDFFTYIHPLAPFPHEPTFRQSFANREDRTKPEFLGLLASMIGALAASFPRSAREHLKAQHSTHLFPKAIVMIEKCRDIALLTRGSRWVLKQPKTLDDAATSYFLGLASGYTLQWNASRQFMAETLTLLRELGFSRPKHPGELPTFGSDNFAPDPMPFNHVKDQIGKRIFWCLLLGVRSFSQLGASHTDIVIAPSTPSLPYPAYPENVDDICVLANEIIHQAEGSVTLLTGFRFGIDIYTTMNGVVSLELAYGMSTLPWADQRLLLRDGLLAAKSIIDNLPPELQLGNPGDEANPLAAMEESGLQYVPPVWPNTQPPHDVRNIIKNQPMRRRQLQYEIQKANIFVSQLATRSYFVELYFNLRDVHLSEQQQTLEVEGTSEEEKAIQDADDKEILEFMSAEREIIVQNLLTVLGSISQRNLEPNGGSLINKIRQVASTLLNDAPERKGPFAIKSEEALSQLLDILVKLEKTGPVGETTRAPDPLQMTAEDEEEELRHWADLREYQLRFAANGGFAGDL